The following are encoded in a window of Campylobacter concisus ATCC 51562 genomic DNA:
- a CDS encoding UbiX family flavin prenyltransferase, protein MKKIVFAATGASGAGLFLKLVKAAKDSCEAHVIVSKNALKVLEAEENLKLNLNDLGVKIYDDQDLSAGPASGSFGTDAMIIAPCSTNTLAKIANGISDTLITRTASVALKERQRLVLGVREMPFSTITLSQMQLLSSLGAIIAPPVLGYYAGIKSLHDMENFIIGKWLDALKIENNLYKRWQI, encoded by the coding sequence ATGAAAAAGATAGTATTTGCAGCCACTGGAGCAAGCGGGGCTGGACTCTTTTTAAAGCTTGTCAAGGCTGCCAAAGATAGTTGCGAGGCGCACGTCATAGTTAGTAAAAATGCCTTGAAAGTCTTGGAGGCTGAAGAAAATTTGAAGCTAAATTTAAATGATCTTGGCGTAAAAATTTATGATGATCAAGACCTTAGCGCAGGCCCAGCTTCTGGCTCATTTGGTACGGATGCGATGATCATAGCGCCCTGCTCTACTAATACTTTGGCTAAAATCGCAAATGGCATAAGCGACACGCTCATTACAAGAACTGCAAGTGTCGCGCTAAAGGAAAGGCAAAGGCTAGTTTTGGGAGTTAGAGAGATGCCGTTTTCCACGATCACACTCTCTCAGATGCAGCTTCTATCATCTCTTGGAGCTATCATCGCTCCGCCAGTCTTAGGCTACTACGCAGGTATAAAGAGCCTTCATGATATGGAGAATTTCATCATCGGCAAGTGGCTTGATGCCTTAAAAATCGAAAATAATCTTTACAAAAGGTGGCAAATTTGA
- the coaD gene encoding pantetheine-phosphate adenylyltransferase, with translation MKKSCIYPGTFDPITNGHLDVIIRATKIFDKVIVAVAKSDSKQPMFAQEKRIEMAKEAVCELKNVSVLGFDNLLVDFAKSHGINTVIRGLRAVSDFEYELQIGYANAALWDEFETVYLMPSLNNAFISSSIVRSVLRHDGDVSNLVPAKILKNLKA, from the coding sequence TTGAAAAAATCTTGCATCTATCCAGGTACCTTTGACCCGATCACAAACGGCCATTTAGACGTCATCATAAGGGCTACAAAAATTTTTGACAAAGTGATAGTCGCAGTTGCAAAAAGTGACAGCAAACAGCCGATGTTTGCACAAGAAAAGCGCATAGAGATGGCAAAAGAGGCAGTTTGTGAGCTAAAAAATGTAAGCGTTCTTGGCTTTGATAACTTGCTTGTTGATTTTGCTAAATCGCACGGCATAAACACCGTCATCAGGGGCCTTCGCGCAGTTAGCGACTTTGAGTATGAGCTACAAATAGGCTATGCAAACGCTGCACTTTGGGATGAATTTGAGACAGTTTATCTTATGCCAAGCTTAAATAACGCCTTTATCTCAAGCTCCATCGTTCGCTCAGTCTTGCGCCACGACGGCGATGTGAGCAACCTAGTGCCAGCAAAAATTCTAAAAAATTTAAAGGCGTAA
- the flgA gene encoding flagellar basal body P-ring formation chaperone FlgA, whose product SSGVEHNLAKVGVASSNLVSRSIFFMLIFLFSTKLFANEVNIYPMYCVLNDQISLSTFGFEGEDNEILNLEGKRAAKIDSKKLYEILTANFKTYKDKSGGSVAFVKNCSIMDEIQMQFLRSISDEYPGISISDLSISPQNKLPANFKELVLKNIFLGDQNSQKGTFRASFEDVDLSLKSIYFKFSFNAKMPAFIAINSMNTNHILSLLDYQPTMIEFGKWPKDALSSSNSLALITKVQIKSGEILTKRQFNAISLVKKGQMLNAVLSEDGVKIIAEVKALEDGNLGDMIKIRTKDNKILQATVSGKDEAVIR is encoded by the coding sequence ATAGCTCAGGGGTAGAGCACAACCTTGCCAAGGTTGGGGTCGCGAGTTCGAATCTCGTTTCCCGCTCCATCTTTTTTATGCTCATTTTTTTATTTTCCACAAAACTTTTTGCAAATGAAGTCAACATCTATCCGATGTATTGCGTTCTAAATGATCAAATTTCACTTAGTACTTTTGGCTTTGAAGGCGAAGACAATGAAATTTTAAACCTAGAGGGCAAAAGAGCAGCCAAGATAGATAGCAAAAAACTCTATGAAATTCTAACAGCAAATTTTAAAACATATAAAGACAAAAGTGGTGGAAGCGTTGCTTTTGTAAAAAACTGCTCTATTATGGATGAGATTCAAATGCAATTTTTAAGATCAATTAGCGATGAATATCCTGGTATCAGCATAAGCGATCTTAGCATCAGTCCACAAAATAAACTTCCAGCAAATTTCAAAGAGCTCGTCCTAAAAAATATCTTTTTAGGTGATCAAAATAGTCAAAAAGGTACATTTAGAGCATCATTTGAGGATGTTGATCTGAGTCTAAAAAGTATCTATTTTAAATTTAGCTTTAACGCTAAGATGCCAGCCTTTATAGCAATAAATTCAATGAATACAAACCATATTTTAAGCCTGCTTGACTATCAGCCAACGATGATTGAGTTTGGCAAATGGCCAAAAGATGCACTTTCTAGCTCAAATAGCTTGGCTCTTATAACAAAAGTGCAGATAAAAAGCGGTGAAATTTTAACCAAGCGTCAGTTTAATGCTATAAGTTTAGTCAAAAAAGGTCAAATGCTAAATGCAGTTTTGAGCGAGGATGGCGTTAAGATAATAGCTGAAGTAAAGGCACTTGAGGATGGAAATTTAGGTGATATGATAAAGATAAGAACAAAAGATAATAAAATTTTACAGGCCACAGTTTCAGGTAAAGACGAGGCAGTGATAAGATGA